In the genome of Erinaceus europaeus chromosome 8, mEriEur2.1, whole genome shotgun sequence, one region contains:
- the LOC132539741 gene encoding collagen alpha-2(I) chain-like: MGNYGKPRGPQAATGITGNHGGHRQPRESQGTTGATGSHGNHREPRGPQAATGITGNHGGHRQPRESQGTTGATGSHGNHRNHGGHRQPRESQGTRGATGSHGNHRNHGGHRQPRESQEPRGPQAATGITGTTGATGSHGNHRNHGGHRQPRESQEPRGPQAATGITGTTGATGSHGNHRNHGGHRQPWESQGTTGATGSHGNHRNHGGHRQPWESQGTSGSHGNHREPRGPQAAMGITGTTGATGSHGNHREPQAATGITGNHGGHRQPRESQEPRGPQAATGITGNHGGHRQPRESQEPRGPQASTGITGTTGATGSHGNHRNHGGHRQPRESQEPREPQAATGITGTMGATGSHGNHRNHGGHRQPRESQGTSGSHGNHREPRGPQAATGITGTTGATGSHGNHRNHGSHRQPRESQEPWGPQAATGITGTTGATGSHGNHREPQAATGITGNHGGHRQPRESQEPRGPQAATGITGTTGATGSHGNHRNHGGHRQPRESQEPRGPQAATGITGTTGATGSHGNHRNHGGHRQPRESQGTTGATGSHGNHREPRGPQAATGITGTTGATGSHGNHRNHGGHRQPRESQEPREPQAAPGITGTTGATGSHGNHRNHGGHRQPRESQGTTGATGSHGNHREPRGPQAATGITGNHGGHRQPRESQEPRGPQAATGITGTTGGTGSHQEP, from the coding sequence ATGGGGAATTATGGGAAACCACGGGGGCCACAGGCAGCCACGGGAATCACAGGGAACCACGGGGGCCACAGGCAGCCACGGGAATCACAGGGAACCACGGGGGCCACAGGCAGCCACGGGAATCACAGGGAACCACGGGGGCCACAGGCAGCCACGGGAATCACAGGGAACCACGGGGGCCACAGGCAGCCACGGGAATCACAGGGAACCACGGGGGCCACAGGCAGCCACGGGAATCACAGGAACCACGGGGGCCACAGGCAGCCACGGGAATCACAGGGAACCAGGGGGGCCACAGGCAGCCACGGGAATCACAGGAACCACGGGGGCCACAGGCAGCCACGGGAATCACAGGAACCACGGGGGCCACAGGCAGCCACGGGAATCACAGGAACCACGGGGGCCACAGGCAGCCACGGGAATCACAGGAACCACGGGGGCCACAGGCAGCCACGGGAATCACAGGAACCACGGGGGCCACAGGCAGCCACGGGAATCACAGGAACCACGGGGGCCACAGGCAGCCACGGGAATCACAGGAACCACGGGGGCCACAGGCAGCCATGGGAATCACAGGGAACCACGGGGGCCACAGGCAGCCATGGGAATCACAGGAACCACGGGGGCCACAGGCAGCCATGGGAATCACAGGGAACCTCAGGCAGCCACGGGAATCACAGGGAACCACGGGGGCCACAGGCAGCCATGGGAATCACAGGAACCACGGGGGCCACAGGCAGCCACGGGAATCACAGGGAACCTCAGGCAGCCACGGGAATCACAGGGAACCACGGGGGCCACAGGCAGCCACGGGAATCACAGGAACCACGGGGGCCACAGGCAGCCACGGGAATCACAGGGAACCACGGGGGCCACAGGCAGCCACGGGAATCACAGGAACCACGGGGCCCACAGGCATCCACGGGAATCACAGGAACCACGGGGGCCACAGGCAGCCACGGGAATCACAGGAACCACGGGGGCCACAGGCAGCCACGGGAATCACAGGAACCACGGGAGCCACAGGCAGCCACGGGAATCACAGGAACCATGGGGGCCACAGGCAGCCACGGGAATCACAGGAACCACGGGGGCCACAGGCAGCCACGGGAATCACAGGGAACCTCAGGCAGCCACGGGAATCACAGGGAACCACGGGGGCCACAGGCAGCCACGGGAATCACAGGAACCACGGGGGCCACAGGCAGCCACGGGAATCACAGGAACCACGGGAGCCACAGGCAGCCACGGGAATCACAGGAACCATGGGGGCCACAGGCAGCCACGGGAATCACAGGAACCACGGGGGCCACAGGCAGCCACGGGAATCACAGGGAACCACAGGCAGCCACGGGAATCACAGGGAACCACGGGGGCCACAGGCAGCCACGGGAATCACAGGAACCACGGGGGCCACAGGCAGCCACGGGAATCACAGGAACCACGGGGGCCACAGGCAGCCACGGGAATCACAGGAACCACGGGGGCCACAGGCAGCCACGGGAATCACAGGAACCACGGGGGCCACAGGCAGCCACGGGAATCACAGGAACCACGGGGGCCACAGGCAGCCACGGGAATCACAGGAACCACGGGGGCCACAGGCAGCCACGGGAATCACAGGGAACCACGGGGGCCACAGGCAGCCACGGGAATCACAGGGAACCACGGGGGCCACAGGCAGCCACGGGAATCACAGGAACCACGGGGGCTACAGGCAGCCACGGGAATCACAGGAACCACGGGGGCCACAGGCAGCCACGGGAATCACAGGAACCACGGGAGCCACAGGCAGCCCCGGGAATCACAGGAACCACGGGGGCCACAGGCAGCCACGGGAATCACAGGAACCACGGGGGCCACAGGCAGCCACGGGAATCACAGGGAACCACGGGGGCCACAGGCAGCCACGGGAATCACAGGGAACCACGGGGGCCACAGGCAGCCACGGGAATCACAGGGAACCACGGGGGCCACAGGCAGCCACGGGAATCACAGGAACCACGGGGGCCACAGGCAGCCACGGGAATCACAGGAACCACGGGGGGCACAGGCAGCCATCAGGAGCCTTGA